A region of the Dreissena polymorpha isolate Duluth1 chromosome 6, UMN_Dpol_1.0, whole genome shotgun sequence genome:
gttcaccacaggaacattcctgagaaatttcatcagatttggaccagtagtttaggagaagaagatgcttaaagaaaaagttaacgcacgcacgcacggacgcacgcacgcacgcaagcacacacgacggacacaggaccatgacataagccccgctggcctttggccagtggagctaaaaacgaTGCATGTGTTTGGCCTTAGTTGATTATCCAAAAATCTAGCTCATTTATAAAGACAAACAACGAATAGACTGCCGAAAGGGAATCCCAATATTCGATGAAAAATTGGGATTCCAACAACTGATCTCAATTGATATATTAAAACAGTTCTGTTATTTAACTACCCATGTTGTGTTCGGATTTGTATCGAGGCAGACGAAAGTTATTACATTTTTGTCCGGTTGTCTTTCATGTTTACGAAGGTATTGTATAAAATTACAATTACTTATATGCTATAACTTATAAACTTCTTTcgggatttttattttattgcgtATATATTATCATCGTTTAAGGTCGCGCATTATATTTGAGTCTGTCCATCCGTGGTTAACTACTggctttatttgatttatttgaaaacacattttaaatatttatttgccaAAGTTTGAAAACATGTGGCTATAAAAGTGCATATATCGTTCTTcgctttctttattttattttgtttctttgaaatatatttactcTAATATACATACGAGCATGAGATAAGAAGCATACGTGGTTAATTTGACAAAGTTTCACTTGAATCCGACGtccaaataatacatgtttaatttggCATTGTTTCAATGGACATTTTTGATGCTGTTGCATggaaaacttttttttaagttatgtgttcattaaattgttaaaaatgtcTATGCTTAAGAACGCAAggtaagaaataaaaacaaaatagtaTTGTACATGCACATTTACTCTACAGAATATTTTACCGATTGtacataaagttttttttatatgatttataCTATAAAAGATTTCCGCATGTTTTCagtgtttaatacatttaaagaaTGCTGCTTAAACTCTTAAGGTAATACACAATTTATATGTATAGAAAagatataataatatgtgtatgttgggaagtatttagtttaatttattaaaaaatgtttttatcaagTACGTAAGATAGGTTCATGGAGCattctgttttattatttcattccACTCTATCATAATTATATCTTATATAGGATATCAGATTAGTAGACAAAGTGTATATCATGTATTATTATTTCCTATTTAGGAGGAACAAATAACATACACAGATTTTTGTATTTCCAAATTACGAGTAAGTATCTCcattttaagaaatgtttttcCCTCAATCATGTTAGGAATAGGTATCTCGCAATTTAGGCTTGATATTCCCGCATTAGGATTGAGAATTTCATAAATAGGACTTCGTACATAGGACAAAGTATCACCTAAAGTTTAAGATATTTTGATACAATGATATTAGCAAAATTGCTAAGGGATTATATTTATACAGCAAACTTGATAGTTGGGTTCATAAATAATACAAGAggctatttgtaatgtgtcttATATATATGGACTTGTATTAAGCGTctaaatataatatttgtatttgtagcGATCATCTAGGATATACAACCTCAattgcattaatatatatacGTTTTATCCTGCAACAGGGAAACATTGTACTTCTAGTTTATTATGTAATTCATTTTAACTGTAATTACAACTATCTCTTTAAACAGTATGCAACACCTTAAGAAGCAAAACAGCGACCGCCAGAAGAGACAATCGCTGTAGAAACCCACAGAGGACTTCAGCGAGCATAATATTTCACATTTGTCGGAAGAAAGCGATGTGAAGAGTTGAATCAAACTCTATGAAACGAAGCATACTCGgaaaacatttattaatatcaATTTTTGATATTAAGTGTTGTCGGAAAGATATTGTGTTCACTTCTGGACAGAAAATTTGTCTATTAAAACCAAATTGACTACATTCATAAGGATAGGTATGCTGGTCTTTTGGAAATGTCACGTTTTGATAAGAACCCGCCAACTTTTAGCCCAGCAAACTGCGGAAAAAGTTTACTACACTGAACATTCTTCAACAAAATTGTACGGATACGAAAGTGTTTTAGCTATGACGCATTGTGGTTTTCCAAATGCAAAACATTCACAATGCAGAAGTGTACTTGTAAATGGCGTAAATGGAGATGAAAATGATACATCATCTGTTTGCGTTCACAAATATGGCTCAACCATATTGTGTCATGTTTCGCTGGTTGTGATGATGAACTTAGACGAACATTTTTATAAGACAATAAATCGTGTATGTATATTCGCTGCACGGTATTGCCAGACATATATTTACACTGCTACTTACAACGTTGAAATGGTTCTTTTTATAATAACAACACCGTGGGACGTGAGTGTAAATTCGAATCGTTGGTCCTTTAAATATTCAGTGAAAATCAGGCGTAAGCTGGTTTTAAGCAATCGATTGAGCTCCGTAACATATTTATCTATCAAACTTCCATTTTTCGAATGTGTAAACCGAATGGGTTAAACAAGAGCAGATGTGCAAACACTGATAAGCGCTTGCAGAATGAAACAAATGACATGTATTGGGATTCGTCCAAAAGTTGTACTTTCACTTTTTCTGAATGAACATAATGCCTTATATCAGGCTAAATTCGAGAATGATGTAATCAAATTGTGTTTATCTGGTGCAAACGCAGATAAAAGTCTTCCAGTGCAGAAAAGGATAAGTAACATCGAGGTCACCGCTAATAAACATGTTGAAACAGTCGTAAATTATCGACATGGACGTCTAAATGCCCGTAGTTCATTTGGAACCGACAAGAATGAAGCCAATGTGGAAAACAGCGGTACTGTTGAAATGCCGGACCTGAATGATCTCATAAATAATTTACAACGCCTTTATGCGGTGAATATTCTTGATGATGAAGCACAAATTAAAGAGGTTCAAGAAGGAACACTCACATGTCAAAACGGAAAAATCCGAAATATAGTGTCATGTTCAAAACAAGATGATTCATTTGAAGAACATAATCAAACAACTAAAAAACAATGTCAACCTCTAAAGGATGTTGGGCGCAAAGGCAATGATAATGATAAGGGCaacttaaaacacatttttcaagATATAGGTAGTGTCTTCATATCAGCACCGCGTGTATGTATTGTAGCTCCGGTAACCAGAAACGAACATCGTGGTGATGAACAGAAAGCCGTCGTGTTAAGAAAACTATACGATATTGTTGAAAGGACGTTAAAGCATGAATCTGTTCCTGCACAGGAAAGCATGATGTTCGAACTATTAAGGCTTTGTACTTTCAGAACATTCCCGAAAGACAAAAAACCGGATGTAAACGCATTTTCCGCGGCGGGCTTTTACTATGCGTCCAAAAATGACGAGGTTATTTGTTACAGTTGCTATAAACGAATCAGTAATTGGGGAAACTCGGACGATCCTTCCATTGTTCATCGGAGGATATCACCGGAATGTAAGTTTAATACAAATAATTCGGAAGTCAATGTCTCAAAGGCAGTCACTACGTTGGTTGAATCCGACATCATGGCAAAACTTCAAGGCACAAGAGGTTTGAGAAATGCTTCCCATGCCAACAATGCCACATTTTCAGCGCCAAAAGTACCAAGCAATGTAATAGATGGCAAAAGTCCCTCAGCAACAGGAAGCAGCCATGAAAGTAGCGTCGCTATTCAAATGAAAACTTTTCAGAAGACAAATCATGACCATGATGCCCCTTCTGACTCCTCACCTCCGACAAGCCGTCTATCAGACACAACTGCTGAAAGAAGATTTCAATCCATGATACTACAAACTACCAGCACTGATATCGTTTCATCCATTAGATCACGATTCCAGACAGGCAAATTTGTATCATCCGTGAACTTTGCAATCCCAGACTCAAACACAAAAGCGATTCAACCAGTAGACAATAATATTATACCAGGTTGGTACAGGTCAAATGGTATTTTAATTTACTGACATACATGCATGGAGTTTCATTCATATCCTTTGAGACAGCcatgcatttgttttatttatagctACTTTTTCAGATAATTGTTGTTGAtttgtatatgttaataaatcaataaaaagatTACACGTAAACATAAATGAATCGCTTAAGCAGCTTttcaattg
Encoded here:
- the LOC127834471 gene encoding uncharacterized protein LOC127834471; its protein translation is MKQMTCIGIRPKVVLSLFLNEHNALYQAKFENDVIKLCLSGANADKSLPVQKRISNIEVTANKHVETVVNYRHGRLNARSSFGTDKNEANVENSGTVEMPDLNDLINNLQRLYAVNILDDEAQIKEVQEGTLTCQNGKIRNIVSCSKQDDSFEEHNQTTKKQCQPLKDVGRKGNDNDKGNLKHIFQDIGSVFISAPRVCIVAPVTRNEHRGDEQKAVVLRKLYDIVERTLKHESVPAQESMMFELLRLCTFRTFPKDKKPDVNAFSAAGFYYASKNDEVICYSCYKRISNWGNSDDPSIVHRRISPECKFNTNNSEVNVSKAVTTLVESDIMAKLQGTRGLRNASHANNATFSAPKVPSNVIDGKSPSATGSSHESSVAIQMKTFQKTNHDHDAPSDSSPPTSRLSDTTAERRFQSMILQTTSTDIVSSIRSRFQTGKFVSSVNFAIPDSNTKAIQPVDNNIIPGITIDDYIQEYNSGCNDDNKSISKPSTQARDKGLNGIVESLITSEASSSKAWDTIHRC